In one window of Prionailurus bengalensis isolate Pbe53 chromosome B3, Fcat_Pben_1.1_paternal_pri, whole genome shotgun sequence DNA:
- the SAXO2 gene encoding stabilizer of axonemal microtubules 2 produces MRSWCLCQICTCGRHHCPHGTTRIYENSGTSCPTTEYLEKYPTYGNVPPPQSLKPKQEFRACRGKMEGITTFKSDYRPYEIVKQPRQVPEEYKPKQGEIDLGTTYKRDFNSYKVQPVAIVRPLERQQAKQGKLDTVPTYKDDYRAWDIQKMDLYKPEQTYHPPAVKFGNSTTFQDDYVPQEIQPRQSFKPSPVIKRSTVPFNGDTSHRLDYVPYQLEFKFSRPKEVYKPTTQPFEDLTTHRYDFQGLVGESAKLCRPPYTRVTQNTHFEGSTEFRESFQPWEIPPPAVKKTPEYVPPTGTMQLNSTSHLDYIPYQTKRVVPIRPVSQKRNNNFPFQGKSTTKEDFPAWESCRQGLIKQQQQIPNPSGKFDGWTTFRSHYVPHELNPTQSCKPVHAPVKSSAPFDDTTMYCLEYTPKKREICPASFPSPPGYVFENTNSRGHHFFRKITPTVEAS; encoded by the exons ATGAGGAGCTGGTGTCTGTGTCAGATCTGCACCTGCGG GCGGCATCATTGTCCACACGGAACCACAAGGATTTATGAAAATTCTGGCACATCCTGCCCCACAActgaatatttggaaaaatatcctACATACGGCAATGTTCCTCCACCTCAGAGTCTGAAGCCCAAGCAAGAATTTCGAGCATGCCGTGGTAAAATGGAAGGGATAACGACATTTAA ATCGGATTATCGTCCTTACGAAATAGTCAAACAGCCTCGCCAGGTACCAGAAGAATATAAACCAAAACAGGGGGAGATTGATCTTGGCACTACGTACAAACGGGATTTCAATTCTTACAAAGTGCAGCCTGTGGCCATCGTCCGGCCTTTGGAGAGACAACAAGCTAAACAAGGAAAGTTGGACACTGTCCCAACCTATAAAG atgatTACAGAGCTTGGGACATTCAGAAAATGGACCTTTATAAACCAGAGCAAACTTATCATCCCCCCGCCGTGAAATTTGGAAATTCAACTACATTTCAGGACGATTATGTTCCTCAGGAGATACAGCCTCGGCAAAGCTTTAAACCCAGCCCTGTGATCAAACGTTCTACTGTCCCTTTTAATGGTGACACAAGTCACCGCCTGGACTATGTACCTTATCAGCTAGAATTCAAGTTTTCAAGGCCAAAAGAGGTTTACAAGCCAACCACCCAACCCTTTGAGGATCTCACAACTCACCGGTATGACTTTCAGGGCCTTGTTGGCGAATCTGCAAAACTCTGCAGACCTCCATACACCAGAGTGACCCAAAATACTCATTTTGAAGGAAGCACCGAATTCCGCGAAAGCTTTCAACCATGGGAAATCCCACCGCCTGCAGTCAAGAAAACACCAGAGTATGTCCCTCCCACAGGCACCATGCAGTTAAACAGCACAAGCCAtcttgactacattccctatcaGACCAAACGTGTTGTTCCCATCAGGCCAgtttctcagaaaagaaataacaactttCCTTTTCAAGGAAAAAGCACCACAAAGGAAGATTTTCCAGCCTGGGAAAGCTGTCGTCAAGGACTTAttaagcagcagcagcagattCCCAACCCATCTGGAAAATTTGATGGTTGGACCACTTTCAGGTCTCACTATGTGCCACATGAGCTGAATCCAACACAGAGCTGCAAACCCGTGCACGCTCCCGTGAAGAGTTCTGCTCCATTCGATGACACAACCATGTACTGTCTAGAGTACACACCAAAGAAACGGGAAATCTGCCCCGCTAGCTTTCCCTCTCCTCCCGGTTAtgtctttgaaaatacaaattctcGAGGTCATCACTTCTTCCGCAAGATCACACCCACGGTGGAGGCCTCCTAA